One window from the genome of Chionomys nivalis chromosome 14, mChiNiv1.1, whole genome shotgun sequence encodes:
- the LOC130886520 gene encoding 60S ribosomal protein L27a-like, translating to MAASVKHPGGRGNVGGMHHHRINFDKYHPGYFGKVGMRHYHLKRNQSFCPTVNLDKLWTLVSDQTRVNAAKNKTGVAPIIDVVRSGYYKVPGKGKLPKQPVIVKAKFFSRRAEEKIKGVGGTCVLVA from the coding sequence ATGGCCGCATCGGTAAAGCATCCAGGAGGACGCGGGAACGTTggaggcatgcatcatcacaggATCAACTTCGACAAATATCATCCAGGTTACTTTGGGAAAGTTGGGATGAGGCATTACCACTTAAAGAGGAACCAGAGCTTCTGCCCGACTGTCAACCTGGATAAACTGTGGACGCTGGTCAGTGATCAGACCCGGGTCAACGCTGCCAAGAACAAGACTGGAGTTGCTCCCATCATTGATGTCGTGCGATCAGGCTACTACAAAGTTCCGGGGAAGGGAAAGCTCCCTAAGCAGCCTGTCATTGTGAAAGCCAAATTTTTCAGTagaagagctgaagagaagaTAAAGGGTGTTGGAGGAACCTGTGTTCTGGTGGCTTGA